DNA from Gambusia affinis linkage group LG06, SWU_Gaff_1.0, whole genome shotgun sequence:
CCTCTCTGAGCTGAGCATCCAGAGTCTCTGTGGAGAGCGACAGCTCTGCTATCTGAGTCTGTAGGCTCACGATGGTGTCgttcagctcctcctcctttcGCCGAGAGTTGGCGGCCTGCCTGCTGTACTCCAGCACCATGCACCCGCCGCCGATGAAGAAGATGATGGCCTCGCCCAGCAGCTCGGCGCCCAGCTCTGCTGCGGCATCCTCGTTCAGGGGCTTGATGCTGGCGCCTTTAAACCCCATAATGCGCATCTTCGTCCTCATCTCAATCCAGTGATAAACTGaggagaaacacacagacactgaAGTTAGGCCTTTCAAAGGGGCAGCAgaatgtgttttgattttttaactttgttaacttcagttgttaaaaaatgtgacttaaaagagGAGTTTTAcccagttacatttacttgagtaacctttgaggaaaaaaaagtatttttagggTATTTTTACTTAtacttgagtatttttattatgaagtat
Protein-coding regions in this window:
- the opa3 gene encoding optic atrophy 3 protein homolog, whose protein sequence is MVVGAFPIAKLLYLGVRQMSKPVANRIKAGARRSEFFKTYVCLPPAQLYHWIEMRTKMRIMGFKGASIKPLNEDAAAELGAELLGEAIIFFIGGGCMVLEYSRQAANSRRKEEELNDTIVSLQTQIAELSLSTETLDAQLREVNRLLHSLPAPSSK